The Microbacterium esteraromaticum genome contains the following window.
GAACGACGCGCTGTCGATCGCCGCCGAACGGATGAGCGCACATGACATCGGGGCCCTGCCGATCTGCGGTGAGGACGGCCGTCTCAAGGGCATGCTGACCGATCGGGACATCGTCGTGAAGGCGGTCGCGATCGGGCTGGACCCCGAGACGACGAACGCCGGCCGGTTGGCCGGCGGCCGCCCCGTCGTGGTCGACGCCGACAGCGAGGTCGAACACGCCCTGACGCTGATGCAGGAGAACCGGGTGCGCCGGCTTCCGGTGATCTCCAACCACCGTCTGGTCGGCATCATCAGTCAGGCCGATATCGCCCGCCACCTGGCGGCAGTCACCACCGGCCGCACCGTGGAAGCGATCTCGCGCTGAGAAGAGGAGGAGACGACATGGACGAGCGACAGCCCGGATACCATCCGACGACGACGCACGCGGCCTGGGGAGCAGGACGGCCGCATCTGCGCATCACCGGAGCGGACGATGAGCGCAGCACCTTCGACATCACCGTCGACCAGGTGACGATCGGTTCGGGTGCCGGAAGCACGCTGCTGCTGCCGGGCGCCGACGCGTTGCACGCCACCATCGTCCACGACGATCGTGATGAGTACGTGTTGACCATGCACGGTGCGGGCGCGATGAACGCCAACCGCGAGGAGGATGCCGAACCGCACTCCGAGATCCTGCGCACGGGCGCCCACTTCACCATCGGCGAGTGGTTGCTCGTCTTCGCCCGGGAGGAGTTCGCGGACCACGGCCGCCCCTTCGGCGGACGCGAGGGCGGTGAACTGTCGGATCAGGACTCGCAGCCGGCGCGCCCCGACTATCGCGGGGACGACGAGCGTCCGCGAGGGCACGAGGTGCGGGACGGTTGAGCGTGCGCCGCGACCGAAACGGCGGATGCTACGCTCAGACCTCCTGACCGGAGGCGCGCATGATCGAGGCGATGAGCACCCTGCTGCAGCTGTTGCTGTCGGCGCTCGGCGCCGTGCCCGTTCCCGGCCCCGGAATGCTGGGCATGGCCGCTGTGCTCGTCGCCCTGGCCGTCGTCGCGGTGACGCTCGCCGTCTTGGCGCCGCAGACGGGCATCCGCACCACGACACGTGCACTCCGCTGGATCGATCTGTCCACGCGGCTCGCGCAGAGTCACCCCGATGCCGACGGGCATCCGCGTCCGCGAGCGCCGGGGGCGACGTTCGCCGCGTGACCCCCGGCTGAGGAAGCGCCGTTCGGCGCCGACGCAGAACGTGGGATACGCGGCTTTCGCCGACCCTTCCCGCACTCGCGATCGGACGCATCTTGGACATCTTCGCCCTGCCCCCTCTGACTCTTCTACTCGATGGCGCGTATCGCGCGCTGCTCGCCCTCTCGTATCTGTTCGAACCGGTGGCGAGCACGAATGCGGCCGCGCTCGCCGTCGTCGCCGTGACCGTTGTCGTGCGCATCCTGCTGATCCCGGTCGGTATCTCTCAGGCCAAGGCCGAGCAGATGCGCGCACGGCTGGCCCCGAGACTGCGTGACCTGCAGAAGCGCCACGCCAAAGACCGCGAGCGGCTGCAGCGCGAGACGCTCGCGCTGTACAAGGACGAGAACGCCTCACCGCTGGCCGGTTGCCTGCCGTTGATCGTGCAGGCCGCGGTCGTGGGCGTGCTGTACACCTTGTTCTTGCGGCCCGAGATCGCGGGGCATCCGAACGAACTCCTCGCCCAGGATCTGTTCGGCGCTCCGCTCGGTGACTCGCTGCTGACAGCGGTCGGCGGCGGACTGACCGTGGCGACCGGCATCGTCTGGGCGGTCGTGCTGGTCGTGATCCTGATCGTGGCCGAGGTCACGCGGAGGGTGTTCCGACCGCAGGTTCCCGATGAGGGTCCGCTGGCGGCTCCCGGGATGCTGGGTGTGCTCAACGCCCTGCACTATCTGACGGCGGTGTTCGCGGTGTTCGTGCCGCTCGCCGCAGCGCTGTACCTG
Protein-coding sequences here:
- a CDS encoding DUF6412 domain-containing protein codes for the protein MSTLLQLLLSALGAVPVPGPGMLGMAAVLVALAVVAVTLAVLAPQTGIRTTTRALRWIDLSTRLAQSHPDADGHPRPRAPGATFAA
- a CDS encoding CBS domain-containing protein, whose product is MTLTREIMTPNAQCIGENDALSIAAERMSAHDIGALPICGEDGRLKGMLTDRDIVVKAVAIGLDPETTNAGRLAGGRPVVVDADSEVEHALTLMQENRVRRLPVISNHRLVGIISQADIARHLAAVTTGRTVEAISR
- a CDS encoding YidC/Oxa1 family membrane protein insertase, which translates into the protein MDIFALPPLTLLLDGAYRALLALSYLFEPVASTNAAALAVVAVTVVVRILLIPVGISQAKAEQMRARLAPRLRDLQKRHAKDRERLQRETLALYKDENASPLAGCLPLIVQAAVVGVLYTLFLRPEIAGHPNELLAQDLFGAPLGDSLLTAVGGGLTVATGIVWAVVLVVILIVAEVTRRVFRPQVPDEGPLAAPGMLGVLNALHYLTAVFAVFVPLAAALYLVVTVSWTLAQRAVLRRRYPLPPQ
- a CDS encoding FHA domain-containing protein, which encodes MDERQPGYHPTTTHAAWGAGRPHLRITGADDERSTFDITVDQVTIGSGAGSTLLLPGADALHATIVHDDRDEYVLTMHGAGAMNANREEDAEPHSEILRTGAHFTIGEWLLVFAREEFADHGRPFGGREGGELSDQDSQPARPDYRGDDERPRGHEVRDG